TCACATTTCGTCGATAATGGAAGATTTTCAAATTGTCTCGTGATTGGATTCCAAGAAACTAGTCCTCTGCCATCCATGGACATCAGAACCTCGCCATTGCCTGTGAAGCCATAGAATTCATTTACTAGTGCACAAACGTCAAAAGTATATAGCTTAGTCAAAGACTCGGGCACGCCGTACTCCCTCATGACCCAAACAGAACAAATGGAATGCGAGTCAGGATACCTAGCTCCCTCCTCCATGCAATCAACAGAGCAAATGGGATGTGAGTCAGGATACCCAGCTCCCTCCTCCACGCAATCAATGAACACCGCCAGCAAGCCATTGAGTACTGCCATAGAAAGTTCTGAATGGTCATTACAAAACTCTTCCGGCAGAGCCATTTGATCGAACACCTCACCTGCGAGGTCGAACGAGAGTATTGATCCGTATACATAAGTCCCCATCAGATCACTGAACTTTAAAATAAACCAGTGAAGACTCCCATTGAAGAAGACCGCGGGATTTGGGGCGCGGAAAGCAGCAGCCTCACACTCCAAACTTttccactccaaacttctccAGGAATCTGTACGGAGCGAGTAAACCTGGACTCCAGGCTTCTCCTCACCGAGCCGTCCAGGATTATCACGAAGCCTCACAATCTTATAGTCATTAGACGTGGCGTCGAAGCCAAATCCTAAATCTACCCTTTGATGCTGTAGACCGGGTAGTAGAACCACCTTGTACTTTCTggtgaataaattccacaaataaatcgTCGGGTCATAGCAAATTTCGTGAAGTTTCGCGACGCAGATCAAACCATTACACGAACCGATAAAAACGTAACGGTTGTCAGGAGCACCAAACGGGACTTCGATTTGTAGCTGAAGAGGCAGGGTAAGAGACACATCGGAGAACACAGAGCACAGGTTTCGCAAAGGATCGCTCCAATCTAGAC
This genomic interval from Rhodamnia argentea isolate NSW1041297 chromosome 4, ASM2092103v1, whole genome shotgun sequence contains the following:
- the LOC115755609 gene encoding F-box/kelch-repeat protein At3g06240-like: MSSDDKPKLPQDVVVDILKHLPVESLLRFRCVCRSWRSTIDDPRFVALHFDSSALGASNWHKVCLDWSDPLRNLCSVFSDVSLTLPLQLQIEVPFGAPDNRYVFIGSCNGLICVAKLHEICYDPTIYLWNLFTRKYKVVLLPGLQHQRVDLGFGFDATSNDYKIVRLRDNPGRLGEEKPGVQVYSLRTDSWRSLEWKSLECEAAAFRAPNPAVFFNGSLHWFILKFSDLMGTYVYGSILSFDLAGEVFDQMALPEEFCNDHSELSMAVLNGLLAVFIDCVEEGAGYPDSHSICSVWVMREYGVPESLTKLYTFDVCALVNEFYGFTGNGEVLMSMDGRGLVSWNPITRQFENLPLSTKCDMVTVVESLVSL